In Candidatus Anaeroferrophillus wilburensis, one DNA window encodes the following:
- a CDS encoding amidohydrolase, whose product MIIDSHVHLFPPEIVSNRDRFFAGEPEFKLLYESPQSKLVLAEDLLNSMAEEGVDRAVVFGFPWRDMGVARLCNDYILEKVRTYPDRLIGLACFGFDDPSEAAAEAERCLAAGLQGVGELAFYIEGFTQEVVNAFFPVIEVLRTAGRPLMLHTNEPVGHQYPGKCDVMLRNLDSFLRLYGDVPTIFAHWGGGFPFFHLLKREMDEVVANLYYDTAASPYLYKPMIYHAVGEMIGYDHILLGTDYPLLKPSRYFAEMEQAGISREQKALICGLNAARLFGITVDA is encoded by the coding sequence ATGATTATCGACAGTCATGTACACCTCTTCCCCCCTGAGATTGTCAGCAACCGGGATAGGTTTTTTGCCGGGGAGCCGGAGTTCAAGCTGCTCTACGAGTCACCACAATCTAAGCTGGTGCTGGCGGAGGATCTGCTGAACAGTATGGCCGAAGAGGGTGTCGACCGGGCTGTGGTGTTCGGTTTTCCCTGGCGGGATATGGGCGTTGCCCGCTTATGCAATGATTATATTCTTGAAAAGGTGAGAACCTATCCTGACCGGTTGATTGGCCTGGCGTGTTTTGGTTTTGACGATCCTTCGGAAGCGGCTGCCGAGGCGGAACGTTGTTTGGCCGCCGGTCTGCAAGGGGTGGGGGAGCTTGCCTTCTATATAGAGGGATTTACTCAGGAAGTTGTCAACGCTTTTTTCCCGGTCATTGAGGTCCTCCGGACAGCCGGCCGGCCTTTAATGCTCCATACCAATGAACCGGTGGGGCACCAGTACCCGGGCAAATGCGATGTGATGCTGCGCAACCTGGACAGCTTTCTCCGGCTTTATGGTGATGTGCCGACCATTTTTGCCCATTGGGGTGGCGGGTTTCCCTTTTTCCACCTGCTGAAGCGGGAGATGGATGAGGTGGTCGCCAACCTCTATTATGATACGGCGGCTTCTCCCTATCTCTATAAACCCATGATCTACCATGCCGTTGGGGAGATGATCGGTTATGACCATATTCTGCTGGGGACCGATTATCCTCTGCTGAAACCTTCCCGCTATTTTGCCGAAATGGAACAGGCTGGTATTAGCCGGGAACAAAAAGCCCTGATCTGCGGCCTCAATGCCGCCCGCCTCTTCGGGATTACCGTTGACGCTTAG
- a CDS encoding LL-diaminopimelate aminotransferase, with product MESSFSVPYAERINQLPPYLFAAIDKKKAEVRAKGVDIIDLGVGDPDLPTPGHIVSAMQQAVLRKEHHRYPSYAGMPAFREAAAQWCRRRFNIALDPASEVLSLIGSKEGIAHMPLAYVNPGDYVLVPDPGYPVYAVATAFAGGIPYAMPLLEENNFLPDLQRIPAEVAEKAKLLFINYPNNPTGAIAGREFFEEVIAFARQYNIIVCHDAAYTEVAYDGYRPLSFLQIPGAMEVGIEFHSLSKTYNMTGWRIGFAAGNARAINGLGKVKTNIDSGAFQAVQEAAIIALSADQQCVAELSSLYRQRRDFMVDSLRKAGFTVASPKATFYLWIKNPSGMDSASVATMLLEQTGVVVTPGSGFGASGEGFFRISLTVPEERLQEAGDRIVKVIGQRG from the coding sequence GTGGAATCATCATTCAGTGTACCCTATGCCGAGCGGATTAACCAATTGCCGCCCTATCTGTTTGCCGCCATTGATAAGAAGAAAGCCGAAGTCCGGGCCAAGGGAGTAGACATCATAGATCTGGGGGTGGGAGATCCTGACCTGCCGACGCCGGGTCACATTGTCAGTGCCATGCAGCAGGCCGTTCTCAGAAAGGAACATCACCGTTATCCCTCCTACGCGGGGATGCCGGCTTTTCGAGAGGCTGCTGCCCAGTGGTGTCGTCGCCGTTTCAATATAGCCCTTGATCCGGCAAGCGAAGTGCTGTCATTGATTGGCTCCAAGGAGGGGATCGCCCATATGCCTTTGGCTTATGTTAATCCGGGTGATTATGTCTTGGTTCCTGATCCAGGCTATCCGGTGTATGCGGTGGCAACCGCGTTTGCCGGTGGAATACCCTATGCCATGCCGCTGCTGGAGGAGAATAATTTTCTCCCCGACCTGCAGCGCATACCAGCTGAGGTGGCCGAAAAGGCTAAACTGCTGTTTATCAATTATCCCAACAATCCCACTGGCGCCATTGCCGGCCGGGAGTTTTTCGAAGAGGTCATTGCCTTTGCCAGGCAATACAACATCATTGTCTGCCATGATGCCGCCTATACGGAAGTGGCCTATGACGGCTATCGTCCACTAAGCTTTCTCCAGATTCCCGGAGCGATGGAGGTGGGCATTGAGTTTCATTCACTTTCAAAAACCTACAACATGACCGGTTGGCGGATCGGTTTTGCCGCCGGTAATGCCCGGGCGATCAATGGTCTTGGCAAGGTGAAAACCAATATTGATTCCGGTGCTTTTCAGGCTGTGCAGGAGGCGGCGATCATTGCCCTCAGTGCTGACCAGCAGTGTGTGGCCGAGCTGAGTTCCCTTTACCGGCAGCGCCGGGACTTCATGGTCGACTCCCTGAGAAAAGCGGGTTTTACGGTTGCGTCTCCCAAAGCAACCTTTTATCTCTGGATTAAGAATCCTTCAGGGATGGATTCGGCCTCGGTGGCGACCATGCTGCTGGAGCAGACCGGGGTTGTGGTTACCCCTGGCAGCGGTTTTGGTGCCTCCGGGGAGGGTTTTTTCCGTATTTCGCTGACTGTCCCTGAGGAGCGCCTCCAGGAAGCCGGTGATCGCATTGTCAAAGTAATCGGCCAAAGGGGATAG
- a CDS encoding M48 family metalloprotease, whose product MMKRDIMRISFSHLTITTLPQLRGYSICILFAILISLLSSCAVNPVTGSPELMIYSDEQEVSMGQKAHPQVVQEYGYYNDRQIQDYVSAVGRRVSSHCERQSLNYHFTVIDAPILNAFALPGGYVYVSRGLLAECNNEAQLAAVIGHELGHVNGRHNMKRLQAALGMNIFSVAVGAATGSSAWQQVSGTLFGLIGQKYSRSQEREADDLGTRYTAMAGYDPGQMSSFLGRLRELHSQEPAGLEAIMASHPLTSERVTRTAFLASQLQKQYPRAIEINRQSYLQAIDGLQTGPDVRAGFVLGNTYTNSFCRIRFTIPAEMTLKPLKNGFIMTDSGKQELVFIYQEMERYLPPAVMADGFMEKYATRLQAEEGITINQSAGITRDYQVKNKQGTWQQIKLAAFTGQDFGYLFLAFTPHASKPAFLQQHLAMLSRQQAEKVNIPRLQIYTVRQGDTLATIADHFFQSPAEAKNIAGYNGLGEEYPAHKSLPTGMQLKIIPAYGRDT is encoded by the coding sequence ATGATGAAGCGAGACATCATGAGGATATCCTTTTCTCATCTCACCATCACCACCCTTCCTCAGCTGCGAGGATATTCAATCTGTATTCTTTTCGCCATACTGATTTCACTGTTGTCTTCCTGTGCGGTCAATCCGGTGACCGGCTCACCGGAACTGATGATCTACAGCGATGAGCAGGAAGTGTCCATGGGCCAGAAAGCCCATCCCCAGGTAGTGCAGGAGTATGGCTATTACAATGATCGGCAGATACAGGATTATGTCTCCGCTGTTGGCCGCCGGGTAAGCAGCCACTGTGAACGACAGTCCCTTAACTACCATTTTACGGTCATCGATGCCCCCATTCTCAACGCTTTTGCCCTCCCCGGTGGCTACGTCTATGTCAGCCGGGGACTTTTGGCTGAATGCAACAATGAAGCCCAACTGGCGGCGGTCATCGGCCATGAACTGGGGCATGTGAACGGCCGGCACAACATGAAGAGACTGCAGGCGGCGCTGGGAATGAATATCTTCAGCGTCGCAGTTGGAGCCGCCACCGGCTCTTCCGCCTGGCAACAGGTCAGCGGCACCCTCTTCGGGCTCATCGGCCAGAAATACAGCCGCAGCCAGGAGCGGGAGGCCGATGACCTTGGCACCCGCTATACGGCCATGGCTGGCTATGACCCTGGCCAGATGAGCAGCTTTCTCGGCCGTCTACGGGAGCTGCACAGTCAGGAACCGGCTGGTCTAGAAGCAATTATGGCCTCCCATCCCCTGACCTCGGAAAGGGTCACCAGAACAGCATTTCTGGCCAGCCAACTGCAAAAACAATATCCACGGGCGATAGAAATTAATCGGCAGTCATACCTGCAGGCAATCGACGGCCTGCAGACCGGACCTGACGTACGCGCAGGTTTTGTGCTCGGCAACACCTACACCAACAGTTTTTGCCGGATCAGGTTCACTATCCCGGCTGAAATGACGCTCAAACCTCTGAAGAATGGTTTTATCATGACTGACAGCGGCAAGCAGGAGCTGGTATTCATCTATCAGGAGATGGAGCGCTATCTACCGCCAGCGGTCATGGCCGATGGATTCATGGAAAAATATGCCACCCGCCTCCAGGCTGAAGAAGGTATTACCATCAATCAGTCGGCAGGAATCACCAGGGATTATCAGGTGAAGAACAAACAGGGCACCTGGCAGCAGATCAAGCTTGCCGCTTTTACCGGTCAGGATTTTGGCTACCTGTTTCTGGCCTTTACCCCCCACGCCAGTAAACCTGCGTTCCTGCAGCAGCACTTGGCCATGCTATCCCGACAACAAGCTGAAAAAGTCAACATCCCCCGGCTGCAGATCTACACTGTTCGTCAGGGTGATACGTTGGCGACCATTGCCGACCATTTTTTTCAGTCGCCTGCTGAAGCAAAAAATATTGCCGGCTATAATGGCCTGGGGGAAGAGTACCCGGCCCATAAATCGTTGCCCACCGGCATGCAGCTGAAAATAATCCCCGCCTATGGGCGGGATACCTGA
- a CDS encoding cobalamin B12-binding domain-containing protein: MAADKIKVLIGKPGLDGHDRGAKVVARALRDAGFEVVYTGLHQTPEQLVATAIQEDVDVIGVSSLAGAHMYLFPRILELLGEKGAEDIPVFGGGIIPEEDIVELKKAGIKEIFTPGSPVNDTVEWIKKNVNQS; the protein is encoded by the coding sequence ATGGCAGCGGATAAAATTAAGGTACTCATTGGTAAACCCGGGCTGGACGGCCATGACCGCGGAGCCAAAGTTGTCGCCCGCGCCTTGCGGGATGCGGGTTTTGAGGTGGTGTATACCGGTCTCCACCAGACGCCGGAACAGTTGGTGGCTACGGCTATCCAGGAAGATGTTGATGTGATCGGGGTCAGCAGCCTGGCCGGTGCTCACATGTATCTTTTCCCCCGGATTCTTGAATTGCTGGGCGAAAAGGGGGCTGAAGACATCCCGGTGTTCGGCGGTGGGATTATTCCTGAAGAGGATATTGTAGAACTCAAGAAAGCCGGCATCAAGGAGATATTTACTCCTGGTTCACCGGTGAATGACACGGTGGAATGGATTAAAAAGAACGTCAACCAGTCCTGA
- a CDS encoding methylmalonyl-CoA mutase family protein: MSSDKATTRTSERQQAWEAIYAKAIAKHPERLSQFTTVSNEPIKKLYTPEDLQGFDYDRDLGNPAQYPYTRGVQPTMYRGRLWTMRQFAGLGGAEDTNARFHYLMDHGETGLSTAFDMPTLMGYDSDSHMARGEVGKCGVAIDTLADMEILFDKIPLDQVTTSMTINPPASIMLAMYVAVAEKQGVGKDKIGGTIQNDMLKEFIAQKTFMLPPEPSMRIIADTVEYCTNEVPRWNTISISGYHIREAGSTAAQELAFTLADGIGYVQACIDRGLDVDAFAPRLSFFFNAHVDFFEEIAKYRAARRIWARVMKERFKAKDPRSLLLRFHTQTAGCSLTAQQPYNNVVRTAYQGLSAVLGGTQSLHTNSLDEVLALPTEHAVTIALRTQQIIGEEIGVTNTIDPLAGSYFVESLTNKMEQLAMDYINKIDDMGGILKAIEVGFPQKEIADAAYTYQKQIDDGEKIVVGVNKYQMEENLPIELLRIDPVVEKRQLRRLEKVKSERDNAKVQTCLQAIEAASRNGENLMPHLVEAVKSYVTQQEICDTWRNVFGRYTDPGMF, encoded by the coding sequence ATGTCAAGCGATAAAGCGACGACACGAACCAGTGAGCGGCAGCAGGCCTGGGAAGCCATCTATGCCAAGGCGATTGCCAAACATCCTGAGCGCCTGTCGCAGTTTACCACAGTTTCCAATGAGCCGATCAAGAAACTTTATACTCCCGAGGACCTGCAGGGTTTTGATTATGACCGTGATCTCGGCAACCCTGCCCAGTATCCGTATACCAGAGGGGTGCAGCCGACCATGTATCGCGGCCGCCTGTGGACCATGCGTCAATTTGCCGGTCTTGGTGGAGCAGAGGACACCAACGCCCGGTTTCATTATCTCATGGATCATGGCGAGACCGGTCTGAGTACGGCGTTTGATATGCCGACCCTGATGGGCTATGATTCCGATAGCCACATGGCCAGGGGTGAAGTGGGTAAATGCGGGGTGGCTATCGATACTTTGGCGGATATGGAAATCCTCTTTGACAAGATTCCCCTTGATCAGGTAACCACATCCATGACCATCAATCCACCGGCCTCGATCATGCTGGCCATGTATGTGGCGGTGGCCGAGAAACAGGGAGTTGGCAAAGACAAGATCGGTGGTACCATCCAGAACGATATGCTCAAAGAGTTCATCGCTCAGAAAACCTTCATGCTGCCGCCGGAACCATCAATGCGGATTATTGCCGATACCGTGGAATATTGCACCAATGAGGTGCCGCGCTGGAACACCATCAGCATCAGCGGCTATCACATTCGTGAGGCAGGATCCACCGCGGCCCAGGAGCTGGCTTTTACCTTGGCTGACGGTATTGGTTATGTGCAGGCCTGCATTGATCGAGGGCTGGATGTTGATGCTTTTGCCCCGCGCCTGTCATTCTTCTTTAATGCTCATGTGGATTTTTTTGAAGAGATTGCCAAGTATCGGGCTGCCCGCCGCATCTGGGCCCGGGTGATGAAGGAACGTTTTAAAGCCAAGGACCCCCGTTCTCTGTTGTTGCGTTTTCATACCCAGACTGCCGGTTGCTCTTTGACTGCCCAGCAACCCTATAACAATGTGGTGCGCACCGCCTATCAGGGTCTTTCCGCAGTGCTGGGAGGTACCCAATCACTGCATACCAACTCCCTGGATGAGGTGCTGGCGCTGCCGACCGAGCATGCGGTAACCATCGCTCTGCGCACCCAGCAGATCATCGGTGAAGAGATCGGGGTTACCAACACCATCGACCCCTTGGCCGGATCCTATTTTGTTGAGTCGCTGACCAATAAAATGGAACAGTTGGCTATGGATTATATTAATAAAATTGATGATATGGGAGGCATACTGAAAGCAATTGAGGTTGGATTTCCTCAGAAGGAAATTGCCGATGCCGCCTATACCTACCAGAAGCAGATTGATGATGGCGAGAAGATTGTTGTCGGGGTTAACAAGTACCAGATGGAGGAGAACCTGCCCATCGAACTGCTGAGAATTGATCCGGTGGTGGAAAAACGTCAGCTCCGGCGGTTGGAAAAGGTTAAAAGTGAGCGTGACAATGCCAAAGTGCAGACGTGCCTCCAGGCTATTGAAGCAGCCAGTCGGAACGGGGAAAACCTTATGCCGCACCTGGTTGAAGCAGTCAAGTCATATGTGACCCAGCAGGAGATCTGTGATACCTGGCGGAATGTCTTTGGTCGTTACACCGATCCGGGAATGTTTTAG
- a CDS encoding acyl-CoA dehydrogenase family protein → MDFSLTDDERMIQEVVRHFAETELKPQAPILDREHRMDLGNLAKMAELGLMGMNIPETYGGAAVGVLPYSLAMTEVGRACSATAVTMSVTNMVAEVICSFGTEEQKKKYVTRLCSGEYSAGAFGLTESMAGSDLGGMKTYAVREGDHFRLNGSKIFITSAEYSGVLVIWAVTDKEAPKNRRLSAFLVEKGTPGLTIGKAEEKMGQRGSATNELVLEDCLVPAENMLGKEGEGIKIALMALDGGRIGIGSMAIGIGLEAIDYARDYAKERMQFNEPIASFQAIQWQLADTYSELKSAQLMVLQAAWLKQNKLPFTMEASMAKLLASERANQACYRAIQILGGNGYIAEYPVERLYRDARVTTIYEGTSEIQRLVIARNVLVAS, encoded by the coding sequence ATGGACTTCTCATTGACCGACGATGAAAGAATGATTCAGGAGGTGGTTCGCCACTTTGCTGAAACCGAGCTGAAACCACAAGCACCTATTCTTGATCGGGAACATCGGATGGACCTGGGCAATCTTGCCAAGATGGCTGAGCTTGGTCTGATGGGCATGAACATCCCTGAAACGTATGGCGGTGCCGCAGTCGGGGTGTTGCCTTACAGCCTGGCAATGACCGAGGTGGGACGAGCCTGTTCAGCAACCGCAGTTACCATGTCGGTGACCAACATGGTTGCTGAAGTGATCTGCAGCTTCGGTACCGAAGAGCAGAAAAAGAAATATGTTACCAGGCTCTGCAGCGGCGAATATTCTGCCGGTGCCTTTGGTTTGACCGAATCCATGGCTGGCTCCGATCTTGGGGGCATGAAAACCTATGCGGTCAGGGAAGGGGATCACTTTCGTCTGAACGGCAGTAAGATTTTCATCACCAGTGCTGAATATTCAGGTGTGTTGGTGATCTGGGCGGTGACCGATAAGGAAGCACCAAAGAACCGTCGTTTGAGTGCTTTTCTGGTTGAGAAGGGTACTCCCGGACTGACCATAGGCAAAGCGGAAGAAAAAATGGGCCAGCGGGGTTCGGCAACCAATGAGCTGGTGCTTGAGGACTGCCTGGTGCCGGCCGAAAACATGCTGGGTAAGGAGGGTGAAGGTATCAAAATCGCCCTGATGGCTCTTGACGGCGGCCGTATAGGCATCGGTTCCATGGCCATTGGTATCGGTCTGGAGGCGATTGATTATGCCCGGGACTATGCCAAGGAGAGGATGCAGTTCAATGAACCCATTGCCTCTTTTCAAGCTATACAGTGGCAGCTTGCCGATACCTACAGTGAATTGAAAAGTGCCCAGTTGATGGTTTTACAGGCTGCTTGGCTGAAGCAGAACAAGCTGCCCTTTACCATGGAAGCATCCATGGCTAAGCTATTGGCCAGTGAACGGGCAAACCAGGCGTGCTACCGGGCCATTCAAATTCTGGGCGGCAACGGCTATATTGCCGAATATCCGGTGGAGCGGCTCTACCGTGATGCCCGAGTGACGACCATTTATGAAGGAACATCTGAAATTCAGCGCCTGGTTATTGCCCGTAATGTTCTTGTTGCTTCCTGA
- a CDS encoding electron transfer flavoprotein subunit alpha/FixB family protein — translation MIMSIVVFAEQRGGALRKITSEVVSEGKRLAAAAGDSLKVLLVGDNVTGLADELKKFGPDEIAVANDGALAEYTTDAYATVVAAYIQQENPTLVLFGHSAIGKDLAPRVAARLDAGLVSDCLDIAFADGDFSFVHPIYAGKAIATYKINSPVKIATLRPNVFAVAESEGAAAVVDFATDIPAARITVKEVKMQSGDRPELTEADIICSGGRGLGSPEGFALIEQLADTLGGAVGSSRAAVDAGWREHQAQVGQTGKVVSPNLYIACGISGAIQHLAGMGSSKCIVGINKDPEANIFNVADFGIEGDLNKIIPALIEKLKEVAN, via the coding sequence ATAATAATGAGTATTGTCGTATTTGCTGAACAAAGGGGCGGTGCCCTTCGTAAAATCACTTCCGAGGTTGTAAGTGAAGGAAAACGTCTTGCCGCTGCAGCCGGCGATTCGCTGAAAGTCCTGCTGGTGGGAGACAATGTTACTGGTTTGGCTGATGAGCTTAAAAAGTTTGGTCCCGATGAAATTGCGGTGGCCAATGATGGGGCGCTGGCTGAGTATACCACCGATGCCTATGCAACGGTGGTTGCTGCCTACATCCAGCAGGAAAATCCGACGTTGGTGCTCTTTGGCCATAGCGCCATCGGCAAGGATCTGGCACCCCGGGTTGCCGCCCGTCTTGATGCCGGTCTTGTTTCCGATTGTCTCGATATTGCTTTTGCCGATGGTGACTTTTCCTTTGTTCATCCTATCTATGCCGGCAAGGCCATCGCGACCTATAAAATTAATTCACCGGTGAAAATTGCCACCCTGCGTCCCAATGTCTTTGCCGTTGCGGAAAGTGAAGGGGCTGCGGCTGTGGTTGATTTCGCGACGGATATTCCCGCAGCTCGTATCACCGTCAAGGAAGTTAAAATGCAAAGCGGAGATCGCCCAGAACTGACGGAAGCTGATATTATCTGTTCCGGTGGCCGTGGCCTGGGCAGTCCTGAAGGATTTGCCCTTATTGAGCAGTTGGCAGACACCCTTGGTGGTGCTGTTGGTTCATCCCGTGCTGCCGTCGATGCCGGCTGGCGGGAGCATCAGGCGCAGGTCGGCCAGACCGGTAAGGTGGTCAGCCCCAACCTCTATATTGCCTGCGGTATTTCCGGTGCCATCCAGCACTTGGCTGGCATGGGGTCTTCAAAATGCATTGTTGGGATCAATAAAGATCCGGAAGCAAATATTTTCAACGTTGCTGATTTCGGCATTGAGGGTGATCTGAATAAGATCATTCCCGCATTGATTGAAAAGCTGAAAGAAGTGGCTAATTAA
- a CDS encoding electron transfer flavoprotein subunit beta/FixA family protein — MNIVACIKQTFDTEAKIVINDGQVSDQGVNLIVNPYDEYAVEQSIRLKEKNGGEVVVVSVGGDKTQEALRYCLAMGADRAVLIQDPALANADSAACSVALAKLLADMEYDLIFCGKEAVDDGAAQVPSRLAEKLDLPQANVVIGFELGDGQATVTREIDGGTEILDVQLPALFSAQKGLNEVRYPSLPGIMKAKRKELKVVSLADLGLNADDVAAKTELVSAELPPARKAGQVLTGEVDEVVAKLVALLKNEAKVI; from the coding sequence GTGAACATCGTAGCCTGCATCAAGCAAACCTTTGACACGGAAGCCAAAATAGTCATTAATGATGGCCAGGTGTCTGATCAGGGGGTGAACCTGATCGTTAATCCGTACGATGAGTACGCCGTTGAACAGTCTATCCGTCTGAAGGAGAAAAACGGTGGTGAGGTGGTGGTGGTTTCCGTCGGTGGCGACAAAACCCAGGAAGCCCTGCGCTATTGCCTGGCCATGGGTGCCGACCGGGCCGTGCTGATTCAGGATCCGGCGTTGGCAAATGCTGACAGTGCCGCTTGTTCAGTGGCGTTGGCCAAGCTGCTTGCTGATATGGAGTATGACCTGATTTTCTGCGGCAAGGAAGCTGTCGATGATGGTGCCGCCCAGGTGCCTTCCCGGCTGGCGGAAAAGCTTGATCTGCCCCAGGCCAATGTGGTTATTGGTTTTGAGCTTGGTGATGGTCAGGCGACGGTTACCAGGGAGATTGATGGCGGTACCGAAATTCTTGACGTCCAGCTGCCGGCGCTTTTTTCAGCTCAGAAAGGTCTCAATGAAGTGCGTTACCCTTCTCTGCCGGGGATTATGAAAGCCAAACGCAAGGAATTGAAAGTAGTCAGTCTGGCAGATCTGGGGTTGAATGCTGACGATGTGGCTGCCAAGACAGAGTTGGTGTCCGCAGAACTGCCGCCGGCTCGCAAGGCTGGACAGGTGCTTACCGGTGAAGTTGATGAGGTTGTTGCCAAACTGGTTGCCTTATTGAAAAATGAAGCCAAGGTGATTTAA
- a CDS encoding acyl-CoA dehydrogenase: MDFSYTEEERMMLQMTRDFAEKTVKPLAADVDRHHRFPKQTVEKMAELGLMGVTVPPEYEGSGMTNVCYAIAIEEISRHCASTGVIVSVNNSLACEPIKLFGTEDQKKTYLADMASGRKLGCLGLTEANAGSDAANVSTAAVLDGDEWVLNGQKIFITNGNEADYAVIIAVTDKSKGHRGLSAFIVDLDNPGFKVGTLEDKLGIHGSSTAELVFEDCRIPKANLLGELGQGFKIALATLDGGRIGIASQALGIARAAIEDAAAYAKERVQFGKPIADLQAIQWMIADLTTEYEAARLLTHRAAYLKDQKLPFGKEAAMAKLMASETAMKAATKGIQILGGYGYTTDYPLERYFRDAKITEIYEGTSEVMRLVISANVLK, encoded by the coding sequence ATGGACTTTTCCTATACTGAAGAAGAGCGGATGATGCTGCAGATGACCAGGGATTTTGCCGAAAAAACCGTCAAACCCCTGGCCGCCGATGTCGATCGGCACCATCGCTTTCCCAAACAGACTGTCGAGAAAATGGCGGAGCTGGGGCTGATGGGGGTTACCGTGCCGCCGGAATATGAGGGTTCCGGAATGACCAATGTCTGTTATGCCATTGCCATTGAGGAAATTTCCCGCCACTGCGCTTCAACCGGGGTAATTGTGTCCGTGAACAACTCCCTGGCCTGTGAGCCGATTAAACTCTTTGGCACCGAAGATCAGAAAAAAACCTATCTTGCCGATATGGCCAGCGGCCGCAAACTGGGATGCCTGGGGCTCACCGAGGCCAATGCCGGCTCCGATGCCGCCAACGTATCGACCGCCGCCGTTCTTGATGGTGACGAGTGGGTGCTGAACGGCCAGAAAATTTTTATCACCAACGGTAATGAAGCGGACTATGCGGTCATTATCGCGGTGACGGACAAGAGCAAGGGGCATCGTGGTCTGTCCGCTTTTATTGTCGATCTTGACAACCCTGGTTTCAAGGTGGGAACGCTGGAAGATAAGCTTGGCATTCACGGTTCCTCCACCGCCGAACTGGTTTTTGAAGACTGCCGCATTCCCAAGGCGAATTTGCTGGGTGAACTGGGACAGGGCTTTAAAATTGCTTTGGCAACCCTGGACGGCGGCCGCATCGGCATTGCCTCACAGGCCCTGGGTATTGCCCGGGCGGCAATTGAAGATGCCGCTGCCTATGCCAAAGAGAGGGTCCAGTTCGGCAAACCCATCGCCGACCTGCAGGCTATTCAGTGGATGATTGCCGATTTGACTACCGAGTATGAAGCGGCCCGTCTGTTGACCCACCGGGCGGCCTATCTGAAAGATCAGAAACTGCCCTTTGGCAAGGAAGCGGCGATGGCCAAGCTGATGGCCTCGGAAACGGCCATGAAAGCGGCCACCAAGGGGATTCAGATTCTCGGCGGCTATGGATACACCACCGATTATCCGCTTGAACGGTATTTTCGTGATGCGAAGATCACTGAAATTTATGAAGGTACCAGCGAAGTTATGCGTCTGGTCATTTCAGCTAATGTTCTAAAATAA
- a CDS encoding 3-hydroxybutyryl-CoA dehydrogenase has product MAIETFGVVGAGQMGNGIAQVAAAAGMRVIMHDIADEFVARGLKTITKNLSRSVEKGKMAQDEMDAILARITTTTDLGSMKDADIVVEAATENEKIKLDIFAKLDQICPAHAILASNTSSISITRIASATKRPAKMIGMHFMNPVPVMKLVEIIRGLATDDGTYAAVKELAEKMGKTPCEANDYPGFIANRILLPMINEAVYCLYEGVGKPEDIDTVMKLGMNHPMGPLALADLIGLDTCLAIMQVLHEGLGDSKYRPCPLLKKYVDAGFLGRKVGRGFYEYN; this is encoded by the coding sequence ATGGCTATTGAAACTTTCGGGGTTGTCGGTGCCGGGCAGATGGGCAATGGTATCGCACAGGTTGCGGCGGCAGCCGGCATGCGGGTGATTATGCATGATATTGCCGATGAGTTTGTTGCCCGGGGACTGAAAACCATTACCAAAAACCTGTCCCGCTCGGTTGAAAAGGGTAAAATGGCCCAGGATGAGATGGACGCCATTCTAGCCCGCATCACGACAACCACTGATCTGGGATCAATGAAAGATGCGGATATTGTGGTTGAAGCGGCGACCGAAAATGAGAAGATCAAGCTGGATATCTTTGCCAAGCTGGATCAGATTTGTCCGGCCCATGCAATTCTGGCATCCAATACCTCTTCCATTTCCATTACCAGGATTGCTTCGGCCACCAAGCGGCCGGCTAAAATGATCGGCATGCATTTCATGAACCCGGTGCCGGTAATGAAACTGGTGGAAATTATCCGGGGGCTGGCCACCGACGATGGAACTTATGCGGCGGTTAAGGAACTGGCCGAAAAAATGGGTAAAACCCCCTGTGAAGCCAACGATTATCCCGGCTTTATTGCCAACCGCATTCTGCTGCCGATGATCAACGAGGCGGTTTACTGTCTCTACGAGGGTGTTGGCAAGCCGGAAGATATTGATACGGTGATGAAGCTGGGGATGAACCATCCCATGGGTCCGCTGGCTCTGGCTGACCTTATCGGGTTGGATACCTGTCTGGCGATTATGCAGGTGCTGCATGAGGGCCTGGGAGATTCCAAGTACCGTCCCTGCCCCCTGCTGAAGAAATATGTTGATGCCGGGTTCCTTGGACGCAAGGTGGGCCGCGGTTTTTATGAGTATAACTAA